Proteins from one Poecile atricapillus isolate bPoeAtr1 chromosome 6, bPoeAtr1.hap1, whole genome shotgun sequence genomic window:
- the LOC131580374 gene encoding L-threonine ammonia-lyase-like isoform X5 codes for MPAICDLHCCKDVPVRNGLIGQKPPSINPERLKDFGEEDYLNGDVKTWEMKIVSRNEELLRDALSCIPQPSSRTSLTSCNKLIRFEDISAAAFKIQCGVQKTPCMYSRLSKQYGMDIYLKKEFLQYTGSVKERGVLYLLMSLPQEQQRKGVIVASDSNFSMAVAYHASELHIPVFVIVSTSTAPARVKMCREYGAMVISYGTTAKDSQVHARRLAQENGYLYLEEEDSAVYLSGLGTVGLEMYEQVPKLDAVIFPAGGHCGLLAGSAAALKHLNPHISVIGVESESFPVLQQSLKAGHPTDDQACNNHHFYGDVSGVCFGSNSLQLTGKLVDKVVAVREEDILISMLRLLEYERATVDAEGAIALAALVAGKLPELKGKRVAVVICSGNLELHLLQQCIARALTLDNRVCRFSLVISDCPGDMSKLLEILAREEARVLDIKQERTFVTSELFTVKVICTVETRDKIHTAQLRNALLERYPTTAWTER; via the exons ATGCCAGCAATCTGTGATCTTCACTGCTGTAAAGATGTGCCTGTAAGAAATGGCCTAATTGGGCAGAAGCCACCCTCTATCAACCCTGAGAGACTGAAGGATTTTGGTGAGGAGGATTACCTCAATGGGGATGTGAAGACCTGGGAAATGAAGATAGTGAGCCGAAATGAGGAGTTACTTAGGGATGCCCTTTCCTGCATCCCTCAGCCAAGCAGTAGGACCAGCCTGACAAGCTGTAACAAGCTGATTCGATTTGAAGACATTAGTGCAGCAGCCTTCAAAATCCAGTGTGGTGTTCAGAAAACCCCCTGCATG TATTCTAGGCTATCCAAGCAGTATGGAATGGACATCTACCTGAAGAAGGAGTTCCTCCAGTACACGGGGTCTGTGAAGGAGCGAGGTGTACTTTACCTTCTGATGTCATTGCCTCAG GAGCAGCAAAGAAAGGGGGTGATCGTGGCTTCGGACAGTAACTTTTCCATGGCTGTTGCTTACCATGCCTCAGAGCTCCATATCCCCGTGTTTGTCATCGTGTCCACCAGCACGGCTCCAGCCAGGGTGAAAATGTGCCGTGAGTACGGCGCCATGGTCATCTCCTACGGCACCACGGCGAAGGATTCCCAGGTGCATGCGAGGAGGCTGGCACAGGAGAATGGTTACCTCTACCTCGAAGA GGAGGATAGTGCTGTGTACCTGTCAGGCCTGGGAACCGTGGGGCTGGAGATGTACGAGCAGGTGCCAAAGCTGGACGCAGTGATTTTCCCTGCAGGAGGCCACTGTGGCCTGCTGGCAGGGTCAGCTGCTGCACTCAAACACCTCAACCCACATATTTCTGTAATT GGAGTTGAATCTGAAAGTTTCCCAGTATTGCAGCAGTCCTTAAAAGCTGGCCACCCAACTGATGACCAGGCCTGCAACAATCATCACTTCTATGGAG ATGTGAGTGGAGTTTGCTTTGGCAGCAATTCTTTGCAGCTGACTGGGAAGCTTGTGGATAAAGTTGTTGCTGTGAG GGAGGAGGACATCCTCATTTCAATGCTGAGACTGCTGGAGTATGAGCGAGCCACGGTTGATGCAGAAGGGGCCATTGCACTTGCAGCATTGGTGGCAGGGAAGCTGCCTGAGTTGAAGGGTAAAAG agtGGCAGTGGTTATATGCAGTGGAAACCTGGAATTACATTTGCTGCAACAGTGCATAGCTCGTGCCCTGACCCTGGATAACAGAGTGTGCAGATTTTCCCTTGTGATTTCCGACTGCCCAGGAGACATGTCAAAGCTACTGGAGATTTTGGCTCGGGAAGAAGCAAG AGTTTTGGATATCAAACAAGAACGCACATTTGTGACGTCTGAGCTCTTCACTGTCAAG
- the LOC131580374 gene encoding L-threonine ammonia-lyase-like isoform X3 — MNFAAQFIYFRVLKNRSPRDRYREDEDYDPFWQSYAEQLFLKKDDNKIKKQDMPAICDLHCCKDVPVRNGLIGQKPPSINPERLKDFGEEDYLNGDVKTWEMKIVSRNEELLRDALSCIPQPSSRTSLTSCNKLIRFEDISAAAFKIQCGVQKTPCMYSRLSKQYGMDIYLKKEFLQYTGSVKERGVLYLLMSLPQEQQRKGVIVASDSNFSMAVAYHASELHIPVFVIVSTSTAPARVKMCREYGAMVISYGTTAKDSQVHARRLAQENGYLYLEEEDSAVYLSGLGTVGLEMYEQVPKLDAVIFPAGGHCGLLAGSAAALKHLNPHISVIGVESESFPVLQQSLKAGHPTDDQACNNHHFYGDVSGVCFGSNSLQLTGKLVDKVVAVREEDILISMLRLLEYERATVDAEGAIALAALVAGKLPELKGKRVAVVICSGNLELHLLQQCIARALTLDNRVCRFSLVISDCPGDMSKLLEILAREEARVLDIKQERTFVTSELFTVKVICTVETRDKIHTAQLRNALLERYPTTAWTER; from the exons ATGAATTTTGCAGCCCAGTTTATCTACTTCAGAGTCTTAAAAAACAGAAGTCCCAGGGACCGCTACAGGGAAGACGAAGACTACGATCCTTTCTGGCAAAG ttatgCTGAGCAGCTGTTCTTGAAAAA ggatgacaataaaataaagaaacaagaTATGCCAGCAATCTGTGATCTTCACTGCTGTAAAGATGTGCCTGTAAGAAATGGCCTAATTGGGCAGAAGCCACCCTCTATCAACCCTGAGAGACTGAAGGATTTTGGTGAGGAGGATTACCTCAATGGGGATGTGAAGACCTGGGAAATGAAGATAGTGAGCCGAAATGAGGAGTTACTTAGGGATGCCCTTTCCTGCATCCCTCAGCCAAGCAGTAGGACCAGCCTGACAAGCTGTAACAAGCTGATTCGATTTGAAGACATTAGTGCAGCAGCCTTCAAAATCCAGTGTGGTGTTCAGAAAACCCCCTGCATG TATTCTAGGCTATCCAAGCAGTATGGAATGGACATCTACCTGAAGAAGGAGTTCCTCCAGTACACGGGGTCTGTGAAGGAGCGAGGTGTACTTTACCTTCTGATGTCATTGCCTCAG GAGCAGCAAAGAAAGGGGGTGATCGTGGCTTCGGACAGTAACTTTTCCATGGCTGTTGCTTACCATGCCTCAGAGCTCCATATCCCCGTGTTTGTCATCGTGTCCACCAGCACGGCTCCAGCCAGGGTGAAAATGTGCCGTGAGTACGGCGCCATGGTCATCTCCTACGGCACCACGGCGAAGGATTCCCAGGTGCATGCGAGGAGGCTGGCACAGGAGAATGGTTACCTCTACCTCGAAGA GGAGGATAGTGCTGTGTACCTGTCAGGCCTGGGAACCGTGGGGCTGGAGATGTACGAGCAGGTGCCAAAGCTGGACGCAGTGATTTTCCCTGCAGGAGGCCACTGTGGCCTGCTGGCAGGGTCAGCTGCTGCACTCAAACACCTCAACCCACATATTTCTGTAATT GGAGTTGAATCTGAAAGTTTCCCAGTATTGCAGCAGTCCTTAAAAGCTGGCCACCCAACTGATGACCAGGCCTGCAACAATCATCACTTCTATGGAG ATGTGAGTGGAGTTTGCTTTGGCAGCAATTCTTTGCAGCTGACTGGGAAGCTTGTGGATAAAGTTGTTGCTGTGAG GGAGGAGGACATCCTCATTTCAATGCTGAGACTGCTGGAGTATGAGCGAGCCACGGTTGATGCAGAAGGGGCCATTGCACTTGCAGCATTGGTGGCAGGGAAGCTGCCTGAGTTGAAGGGTAAAAG agtGGCAGTGGTTATATGCAGTGGAAACCTGGAATTACATTTGCTGCAACAGTGCATAGCTCGTGCCCTGACCCTGGATAACAGAGTGTGCAGATTTTCCCTTGTGATTTCCGACTGCCCAGGAGACATGTCAAAGCTACTGGAGATTTTGGCTCGGGAAGAAGCAAG AGTTTTGGATATCAAACAAGAACGCACATTTGTGACGTCTGAGCTCTTCACTGTCAAG
- the LOC131580374 gene encoding L-threonine ammonia-lyase-like isoform X4, translating into MNFAAQFIYFRVLKNRSPRDRYREDEDYDPFWQRDDNKIKKQDMPAICDLHCCKDVPVRNGLIGQKPPSINPERLKDFGEEDYLNGDVKTWEMKIVSRNEELLRDALSCIPQPSSRTSLTSCNKLIRFEDISAAAFKIQCGVQKTPCMYSRLSKQYGMDIYLKKEFLQYTGSVKERGVLYLLMSLPQEQQRKGVIVASDSNFSMAVAYHASELHIPVFVIVSTSTAPARVKMCREYGAMVISYGTTAKDSQVHARRLAQENGYLYLEEEDSAVYLSGLGTVGLEMYEQVPKLDAVIFPAGGHCGLLAGSAAALKHLNPHISVIGVESESFPVLQQSLKAGHPTDDQACNNHHFYGDVSGVCFGSNSLQLTGKLVDKVVAVREEDILISMLRLLEYERATVDAEGAIALAALVAGKLPELKGKRVAVVICSGNLELHLLQQCIARALTLDNRVCRFSLVISDCPGDMSKLLEILAREEARVLDIKQERTFVTSELFTVKVICTVETRDKIHTAQLRNALLERYPTTAWTER; encoded by the exons ATGAATTTTGCAGCCCAGTTTATCTACTTCAGAGTCTTAAAAAACAGAAGTCCCAGGGACCGCTACAGGGAAGACGAAGACTACGATCCTTTCTGGCAAAG ggatgacaataaaataaagaaacaagaTATGCCAGCAATCTGTGATCTTCACTGCTGTAAAGATGTGCCTGTAAGAAATGGCCTAATTGGGCAGAAGCCACCCTCTATCAACCCTGAGAGACTGAAGGATTTTGGTGAGGAGGATTACCTCAATGGGGATGTGAAGACCTGGGAAATGAAGATAGTGAGCCGAAATGAGGAGTTACTTAGGGATGCCCTTTCCTGCATCCCTCAGCCAAGCAGTAGGACCAGCCTGACAAGCTGTAACAAGCTGATTCGATTTGAAGACATTAGTGCAGCAGCCTTCAAAATCCAGTGTGGTGTTCAGAAAACCCCCTGCATG TATTCTAGGCTATCCAAGCAGTATGGAATGGACATCTACCTGAAGAAGGAGTTCCTCCAGTACACGGGGTCTGTGAAGGAGCGAGGTGTACTTTACCTTCTGATGTCATTGCCTCAG GAGCAGCAAAGAAAGGGGGTGATCGTGGCTTCGGACAGTAACTTTTCCATGGCTGTTGCTTACCATGCCTCAGAGCTCCATATCCCCGTGTTTGTCATCGTGTCCACCAGCACGGCTCCAGCCAGGGTGAAAATGTGCCGTGAGTACGGCGCCATGGTCATCTCCTACGGCACCACGGCGAAGGATTCCCAGGTGCATGCGAGGAGGCTGGCACAGGAGAATGGTTACCTCTACCTCGAAGA GGAGGATAGTGCTGTGTACCTGTCAGGCCTGGGAACCGTGGGGCTGGAGATGTACGAGCAGGTGCCAAAGCTGGACGCAGTGATTTTCCCTGCAGGAGGCCACTGTGGCCTGCTGGCAGGGTCAGCTGCTGCACTCAAACACCTCAACCCACATATTTCTGTAATT GGAGTTGAATCTGAAAGTTTCCCAGTATTGCAGCAGTCCTTAAAAGCTGGCCACCCAACTGATGACCAGGCCTGCAACAATCATCACTTCTATGGAG ATGTGAGTGGAGTTTGCTTTGGCAGCAATTCTTTGCAGCTGACTGGGAAGCTTGTGGATAAAGTTGTTGCTGTGAG GGAGGAGGACATCCTCATTTCAATGCTGAGACTGCTGGAGTATGAGCGAGCCACGGTTGATGCAGAAGGGGCCATTGCACTTGCAGCATTGGTGGCAGGGAAGCTGCCTGAGTTGAAGGGTAAAAG agtGGCAGTGGTTATATGCAGTGGAAACCTGGAATTACATTTGCTGCAACAGTGCATAGCTCGTGCCCTGACCCTGGATAACAGAGTGTGCAGATTTTCCCTTGTGATTTCCGACTGCCCAGGAGACATGTCAAAGCTACTGGAGATTTTGGCTCGGGAAGAAGCAAG AGTTTTGGATATCAAACAAGAACGCACATTTGTGACGTCTGAGCTCTTCACTGTCAAG
- the LOC131580374 gene encoding L-threonine ammonia-lyase-like isoform X2: protein MVSPRGPPRARPTDMTTPGPLLPPYGVVVGVLLHLVVYLVAVLYRDDNKIKKQDMPAICDLHCCKDVPVRNGLIGQKPPSINPERLKDFGEEDYLNGDVKTWEMKIVSRNEELLRDALSCIPQPSSRTSLTSCNKLIRFEDISAAAFKIQCGVQKTPCMYSRLSKQYGMDIYLKKEFLQYTGSVKERGVLYLLMSLPQEQQRKGVIVASDSNFSMAVAYHASELHIPVFVIVSTSTAPARVKMCREYGAMVISYGTTAKDSQVHARRLAQENGYLYLEEEDSAVYLSGLGTVGLEMYEQVPKLDAVIFPAGGHCGLLAGSAAALKHLNPHISVIGVESESFPVLQQSLKAGHPTDDQACNNHHFYGDVSGVCFGSNSLQLTGKLVDKVVAVREEDILISMLRLLEYERATVDAEGAIALAALVAGKLPELKGKRVAVVICSGNLELHLLQQCIARALTLDNRVCRFSLVISDCPGDMSKLLEILAREEARVLDIKQERTFVTSELFTVKVICTVETRDKIHTAQLRNALLERYPTTAWTER from the exons ATGGTCAGCCCTCGGGGTCCACCCAGGGCCAGGCCCACGGACATGACAACCCCTGGACCCCTCCTGCCTCCTTATGGTGTCGTAGTTGGAGTTTTGCTTCACCTCGTTGTTTATTTAGTCGCTGTGCTGTATAG ggatgacaataaaataaagaaacaagaTATGCCAGCAATCTGTGATCTTCACTGCTGTAAAGATGTGCCTGTAAGAAATGGCCTAATTGGGCAGAAGCCACCCTCTATCAACCCTGAGAGACTGAAGGATTTTGGTGAGGAGGATTACCTCAATGGGGATGTGAAGACCTGGGAAATGAAGATAGTGAGCCGAAATGAGGAGTTACTTAGGGATGCCCTTTCCTGCATCCCTCAGCCAAGCAGTAGGACCAGCCTGACAAGCTGTAACAAGCTGATTCGATTTGAAGACATTAGTGCAGCAGCCTTCAAAATCCAGTGTGGTGTTCAGAAAACCCCCTGCATG TATTCTAGGCTATCCAAGCAGTATGGAATGGACATCTACCTGAAGAAGGAGTTCCTCCAGTACACGGGGTCTGTGAAGGAGCGAGGTGTACTTTACCTTCTGATGTCATTGCCTCAG GAGCAGCAAAGAAAGGGGGTGATCGTGGCTTCGGACAGTAACTTTTCCATGGCTGTTGCTTACCATGCCTCAGAGCTCCATATCCCCGTGTTTGTCATCGTGTCCACCAGCACGGCTCCAGCCAGGGTGAAAATGTGCCGTGAGTACGGCGCCATGGTCATCTCCTACGGCACCACGGCGAAGGATTCCCAGGTGCATGCGAGGAGGCTGGCACAGGAGAATGGTTACCTCTACCTCGAAGA GGAGGATAGTGCTGTGTACCTGTCAGGCCTGGGAACCGTGGGGCTGGAGATGTACGAGCAGGTGCCAAAGCTGGACGCAGTGATTTTCCCTGCAGGAGGCCACTGTGGCCTGCTGGCAGGGTCAGCTGCTGCACTCAAACACCTCAACCCACATATTTCTGTAATT GGAGTTGAATCTGAAAGTTTCCCAGTATTGCAGCAGTCCTTAAAAGCTGGCCACCCAACTGATGACCAGGCCTGCAACAATCATCACTTCTATGGAG ATGTGAGTGGAGTTTGCTTTGGCAGCAATTCTTTGCAGCTGACTGGGAAGCTTGTGGATAAAGTTGTTGCTGTGAG GGAGGAGGACATCCTCATTTCAATGCTGAGACTGCTGGAGTATGAGCGAGCCACGGTTGATGCAGAAGGGGCCATTGCACTTGCAGCATTGGTGGCAGGGAAGCTGCCTGAGTTGAAGGGTAAAAG agtGGCAGTGGTTATATGCAGTGGAAACCTGGAATTACATTTGCTGCAACAGTGCATAGCTCGTGCCCTGACCCTGGATAACAGAGTGTGCAGATTTTCCCTTGTGATTTCCGACTGCCCAGGAGACATGTCAAAGCTACTGGAGATTTTGGCTCGGGAAGAAGCAAG AGTTTTGGATATCAAACAAGAACGCACATTTGTGACGTCTGAGCTCTTCACTGTCAAG
- the LOC131580374 gene encoding L-threonine ammonia-lyase-like isoform X1: protein MVSPRGPPRARPTDMTTPGPLLPPYGVVVGVLLHLVVYLVAVLYSYAEQLFLKKDDNKIKKQDMPAICDLHCCKDVPVRNGLIGQKPPSINPERLKDFGEEDYLNGDVKTWEMKIVSRNEELLRDALSCIPQPSSRTSLTSCNKLIRFEDISAAAFKIQCGVQKTPCMYSRLSKQYGMDIYLKKEFLQYTGSVKERGVLYLLMSLPQEQQRKGVIVASDSNFSMAVAYHASELHIPVFVIVSTSTAPARVKMCREYGAMVISYGTTAKDSQVHARRLAQENGYLYLEEEDSAVYLSGLGTVGLEMYEQVPKLDAVIFPAGGHCGLLAGSAAALKHLNPHISVIGVESESFPVLQQSLKAGHPTDDQACNNHHFYGDVSGVCFGSNSLQLTGKLVDKVVAVREEDILISMLRLLEYERATVDAEGAIALAALVAGKLPELKGKRVAVVICSGNLELHLLQQCIARALTLDNRVCRFSLVISDCPGDMSKLLEILAREEARVLDIKQERTFVTSELFTVKVICTVETRDKIHTAQLRNALLERYPTTAWTER, encoded by the exons ATGGTCAGCCCTCGGGGTCCACCCAGGGCCAGGCCCACGGACATGACAACCCCTGGACCCCTCCTGCCTCCTTATGGTGTCGTAGTTGGAGTTTTGCTTCACCTCGTTGTTTATTTAGTCGCTGTGCTGTATAG ttatgCTGAGCAGCTGTTCTTGAAAAA ggatgacaataaaataaagaaacaagaTATGCCAGCAATCTGTGATCTTCACTGCTGTAAAGATGTGCCTGTAAGAAATGGCCTAATTGGGCAGAAGCCACCCTCTATCAACCCTGAGAGACTGAAGGATTTTGGTGAGGAGGATTACCTCAATGGGGATGTGAAGACCTGGGAAATGAAGATAGTGAGCCGAAATGAGGAGTTACTTAGGGATGCCCTTTCCTGCATCCCTCAGCCAAGCAGTAGGACCAGCCTGACAAGCTGTAACAAGCTGATTCGATTTGAAGACATTAGTGCAGCAGCCTTCAAAATCCAGTGTGGTGTTCAGAAAACCCCCTGCATG TATTCTAGGCTATCCAAGCAGTATGGAATGGACATCTACCTGAAGAAGGAGTTCCTCCAGTACACGGGGTCTGTGAAGGAGCGAGGTGTACTTTACCTTCTGATGTCATTGCCTCAG GAGCAGCAAAGAAAGGGGGTGATCGTGGCTTCGGACAGTAACTTTTCCATGGCTGTTGCTTACCATGCCTCAGAGCTCCATATCCCCGTGTTTGTCATCGTGTCCACCAGCACGGCTCCAGCCAGGGTGAAAATGTGCCGTGAGTACGGCGCCATGGTCATCTCCTACGGCACCACGGCGAAGGATTCCCAGGTGCATGCGAGGAGGCTGGCACAGGAGAATGGTTACCTCTACCTCGAAGA GGAGGATAGTGCTGTGTACCTGTCAGGCCTGGGAACCGTGGGGCTGGAGATGTACGAGCAGGTGCCAAAGCTGGACGCAGTGATTTTCCCTGCAGGAGGCCACTGTGGCCTGCTGGCAGGGTCAGCTGCTGCACTCAAACACCTCAACCCACATATTTCTGTAATT GGAGTTGAATCTGAAAGTTTCCCAGTATTGCAGCAGTCCTTAAAAGCTGGCCACCCAACTGATGACCAGGCCTGCAACAATCATCACTTCTATGGAG ATGTGAGTGGAGTTTGCTTTGGCAGCAATTCTTTGCAGCTGACTGGGAAGCTTGTGGATAAAGTTGTTGCTGTGAG GGAGGAGGACATCCTCATTTCAATGCTGAGACTGCTGGAGTATGAGCGAGCCACGGTTGATGCAGAAGGGGCCATTGCACTTGCAGCATTGGTGGCAGGGAAGCTGCCTGAGTTGAAGGGTAAAAG agtGGCAGTGGTTATATGCAGTGGAAACCTGGAATTACATTTGCTGCAACAGTGCATAGCTCGTGCCCTGACCCTGGATAACAGAGTGTGCAGATTTTCCCTTGTGATTTCCGACTGCCCAGGAGACATGTCAAAGCTACTGGAGATTTTGGCTCGGGAAGAAGCAAG AGTTTTGGATATCAAACAAGAACGCACATTTGTGACGTCTGAGCTCTTCACTGTCAAG